One window of Agromyces rhizosphaerae genomic DNA carries:
- a CDS encoding cation:proton antiporter: MHETTLILIEVGALLLGMSLLGRFAIRIGISPIPLYLLVGLLFGEGGVLPLDASEEFFEVGAEIGVILLLALLGLEYTAQELFTNLRQSKYAGLMDALLNATPGAVCALMLGWSPVAAVALAGVTWISSSGVIAKLLRDLGRLSNRETPTILAILVIEDLAMAFYLPVLSALVVGVSLLQGAIAVAVAVAVVSTILYIAFRHGHVVSRFFSVEHAEPLLLGVLGLTMLVAGLAAQVNVSAAVGAFLVGIALSGRVAHSAGQLLTPLRDLFAAIFFVFFGLATDSSELLRMLLPATLLAIATIATKTLTGYLAARRAGIGPLGRWRAGLSLTPRGEFSIVIAGLALGSGVAPDIAPLATAYVLITIIGGSMLTRLPDANWFRTLVVAGASRSTK; the protein is encoded by the coding sequence ATGCATGAGACGACGCTGATCCTCATCGAGGTCGGCGCCCTCCTGCTCGGCATGAGCCTGCTCGGGCGATTCGCGATCCGCATCGGCATCTCGCCGATCCCGCTGTACCTGCTCGTGGGGCTGCTGTTCGGCGAGGGCGGCGTGCTGCCGCTCGACGCGAGCGAGGAGTTCTTCGAGGTGGGCGCCGAGATCGGCGTCATCCTGCTGCTCGCGCTGCTGGGCCTCGAGTACACCGCCCAGGAGCTGTTCACGAACCTGCGCCAGTCGAAGTACGCGGGGCTCATGGACGCACTGCTGAACGCGACCCCCGGCGCCGTGTGCGCGCTGATGCTGGGCTGGAGCCCGGTGGCCGCCGTCGCGCTCGCGGGTGTCACCTGGATCTCGTCCTCCGGCGTGATCGCGAAGCTGCTGCGCGACCTCGGGCGCCTGAGCAACCGCGAGACGCCGACGATCCTCGCCATCCTCGTGATCGAGGACCTCGCGATGGCCTTCTACCTGCCCGTGCTCTCGGCCCTCGTGGTCGGCGTGAGCCTGCTCCAGGGCGCCATCGCCGTCGCGGTCGCCGTCGCCGTGGTCTCGACGATCCTGTACATCGCGTTCCGCCACGGGCATGTCGTGTCGCGGTTCTTCTCGGTCGAGCACGCGGAGCCGCTGCTGCTCGGCGTGCTGGGGCTCACGATGCTCGTCGCGGGCCTCGCCGCGCAGGTCAACGTCTCGGCGGCGGTCGGCGCGTTCCTCGTCGGCATCGCGCTGTCGGGCCGCGTGGCGCACTCGGCCGGACAGCTGCTGACCCCGCTGCGCGACCTGTTCGCGGCGATCTTCTTCGTGTTCTTCGGCCTCGCCACCGATTCGAGCGAGCTGCTGCGGATGCTCCTGCCCGCGACGCTGCTCGCCATCGCGACGATCGCCACCAAGACGCTCACCGGCTACCTCGCCGCCCGGCGCGCGGGCATCGGTCCGCTCGGCCGCTGGCGCGCGGGACTCTCGCTCACCCCCCGCGGCGAGTTCTCGATCGTCATCGCCGGGCTCGCGCTCGGCTCGGGCGTCGCACCCGACATCGCGCCGCTCGCCACCGCGTACGTGCTCATCACGATCATCGGCGGCTCGATGCTCACGCGCCTGCCCGACGCCAACTGGTTCCGCACGCTGGTCGTGGCAGGCGCGTCGCGCTCGACGAAGTAG
- a CDS encoding cation:proton antiporter regulatory subunit has translation MGVRIEKVDLPGIGTRHDLVTEAGRRISVVSLRDGEHDLGVFDRDDPDTCRETVALSDDEASALADLLGASVMMSRLTSFADGSTGVFTEQLELPTDSPYLNERLGETGMRTRTGVSIVAIVRDGTVVPSPTPAEVLRARDVIVAVGTREGLDAASRLIAHGPG, from the coding sequence GTGGGCGTGAGAATCGAGAAGGTCGACCTGCCGGGCATCGGCACGCGGCACGACCTCGTGACCGAGGCGGGTCGGCGCATCAGCGTCGTCTCCCTGCGCGACGGCGAGCACGACCTCGGCGTCTTCGACCGGGACGACCCGGACACCTGCCGTGAGACGGTCGCACTGAGCGACGATGAGGCGTCGGCCCTGGCCGACCTGCTCGGGGCATCGGTGATGATGTCGCGGCTGACCAGCTTCGCCGACGGCTCCACGGGCGTCTTCACCGAGCAGCTCGAGCTGCCGACCGATTCGCCGTACCTGAACGAGCGGCTCGGCGAGACCGGCATGCGCACCCGCACGGGCGTGTCGATCGTGGCGATCGTGCGCGACGGCACCGTGGTGCCCTCGCCGACGCCCGCCGAGGTGCTGCGCGCGCGCGACGTCATCGTCGCCGTCGGCACGCGCGAGGGCCTCGACGCCGCGTCCCGCCTGATCGCCCACGGTCCCGGCTGA
- a CDS encoding acyl-CoA dehydrogenase family protein, which yields MTTVDDVLTDELLTRIRGRAAAYDRENRFFDEDLADLRAAGYLRALVPAELGGLGWDLADALRAQARLAGAAPATALGVNMHLVWTGVAKILADRGDDALAFLQREAAADEVFAFGISEAGNDLMLFGSRSEARPQPEGGYRFHGRKVFTSMSPAWTRLGTMALDTESADAPKIVYAFIDRDDPDVSSLDDWDTIGMRASQSRTTVLDGAYAPADRVVRRLDPGPNADPFIFGIFAAFELLLAAVYTGIGDRALELAVEAAHARTSMKFDGRKLAHDPDIRHRVASAAIAQDALAPQLAALAHDVDALVDHGPRWFPKLSGMKVRATETARATVDEAIRVAGGSSFFAASELGRLYRDVLAGIFHPSDDESAHATVANAWLGPVPD from the coding sequence GTGACCACCGTCGACGACGTCCTGACCGACGAGCTCCTCACCCGCATCCGCGGCCGCGCCGCCGCGTACGACCGCGAGAACCGGTTCTTCGACGAGGACCTCGCCGACCTGCGGGCCGCCGGGTACCTCCGCGCCCTGGTGCCGGCGGAGCTCGGCGGCCTCGGCTGGGACCTCGCCGACGCGCTGCGGGCGCAGGCACGCCTCGCGGGCGCGGCGCCGGCGACCGCGCTCGGCGTGAACATGCACCTGGTCTGGACCGGGGTCGCGAAGATCCTCGCCGACCGCGGCGACGACGCACTGGCGTTCCTGCAGCGCGAGGCTGCGGCCGACGAGGTGTTCGCCTTCGGTATCAGCGAGGCCGGCAACGACCTCATGCTGTTCGGGTCCCGCTCCGAGGCCCGCCCGCAGCCCGAGGGCGGCTACCGCTTCCACGGCCGGAAGGTCTTCACCTCGATGTCGCCGGCGTGGACGCGGCTCGGCACCATGGCCCTCGACACGGAGTCGGCGGATGCACCGAAGATCGTCTACGCCTTCATCGACCGCGACGACCCCGACGTGTCGAGCCTGGACGACTGGGACACCATCGGCATGCGTGCGAGCCAGAGCCGCACGACCGTGCTCGACGGCGCCTACGCCCCGGCCGACCGGGTGGTGCGGCGGCTCGATCCCGGTCCGAACGCCGATCCCTTCATCTTCGGCATCTTCGCGGCGTTCGAACTCCTGCTCGCGGCCGTCTACACGGGCATCGGCGACCGCGCGCTCGAGCTCGCGGTCGAGGCCGCGCACGCCCGCACCTCGATGAAGTTCGACGGCCGGAAGCTCGCCCACGACCCGGACATCCGCCACCGCGTCGCATCCGCCGCCATCGCCCAGGACGCGCTCGCACCGCAGCTCGCCGCACTCGCCCACGACGTCGACGCCCTCGTCGACCATGGCCCGAGGTGGTTCCCGAAGCTGTCGGGCATGAAGGTGCGCGCGACCGAGACCGCGCGAGCCACGGTCGACGAGGCGATCCGCGTGGCCGGCGGCTCGAGCTTCTTCGCCGCGAGCGAGCTCGGCCGGTTGTACCGCGACGTGCTCGCCGGCATCTTCCACCCGTCCGACGACGAATCCGCGCACGCGACCGTCGCGAACGCGTGGCTCGGCCCGGTTCCGGACTGA
- a CDS encoding amidohydrolase produces the protein MTTRSSVAIVHGTVVPVASAPLEDATVLVIDGRIAAVGTDVEVPPDVPVVDAAGRWVLPGFIEAHAHMGVSEEAQGWAGEDTNEMTDPNGAALRAIDAINPEDEGFRDALVGGVTSAVVKPGSGNPIGGQTVAIKTWGGRTVDEQVIREAVSVKSALGENPKRVYGDKKQLPSTRLGVANVIRTAFVDAQNYVARRDAAAEKGEPFDRDLGLETLGRVLAGELAWDQHVHRADDIATALRLADEFGYRLVINHGTDGAAVADVLAERDVPVIFGPMLTSRSKVELRDRDIANLGALARAGVRVAITTDHPVVPINFLVHQASFAVKEGLDRETALRALTVHPAAFLGLDDRIGALAPGLDGDVVIWSGDPLDVTSRAEHVFITGTEAYRWDAAANQGRGAGRVTERRERFAG, from the coding sequence ATGACCACTCGCTCCTCCGTCGCCATCGTCCACGGCACCGTCGTGCCCGTCGCCTCCGCGCCCCTCGAGGACGCCACCGTGCTCGTGATCGACGGCCGGATCGCCGCGGTCGGCACCGACGTCGAGGTGCCGCCCGACGTGCCCGTGGTCGACGCCGCGGGCCGCTGGGTGCTGCCCGGCTTCATCGAGGCGCACGCGCACATGGGGGTGTCCGAGGAGGCGCAGGGCTGGGCCGGCGAGGACACCAACGAGATGACCGACCCGAACGGCGCCGCGCTGCGGGCGATCGACGCCATCAACCCCGAGGACGAGGGCTTCCGCGACGCGCTCGTCGGCGGCGTCACCAGCGCGGTCGTGAAGCCCGGCTCCGGCAACCCGATCGGCGGGCAGACCGTCGCGATCAAGACCTGGGGCGGTCGCACGGTCGACGAGCAGGTGATCCGCGAGGCCGTCTCGGTGAAGTCGGCGCTCGGCGAGAACCCGAAGCGCGTGTACGGCGACAAGAAGCAGCTGCCGTCGACCCGCCTCGGCGTCGCGAACGTCATCCGCACCGCGTTCGTCGACGCGCAGAACTACGTCGCGCGCCGCGACGCTGCCGCTGAGAAGGGCGAGCCGTTCGACCGCGACCTCGGGCTCGAGACACTCGGCCGTGTGCTCGCGGGCGAGCTCGCGTGGGACCAGCACGTGCACCGCGCCGACGACATCGCGACCGCCCTGCGACTGGCCGACGAGTTCGGCTACCGCCTCGTGATCAACCACGGCACCGACGGCGCCGCGGTCGCCGACGTGCTCGCCGAGCGCGACGTGCCGGTGATCTTCGGGCCGATGCTCACCTCGCGATCCAAGGTCGAGCTGCGCGACCGCGACATCGCGAACCTCGGCGCGCTCGCGCGCGCCGGCGTGCGCGTCGCGATCACGACCGACCACCCCGTGGTCCCGATCAACTTCCTCGTGCACCAGGCCTCGTTCGCGGTGAAGGAGGGGCTCGACCGGGAGACCGCGCTCCGCGCCCTCACCGTGCACCCCGCCGCCTTCCTCGGTCTCGACGACCGCATCGGCGCGCTCGCGCCCGGCCTCGACGGCGACGTGGTGATCTGGTCGGGCGACCCGCTCGACGTCACCTCGCGCGCCGAGCACGTGTTCATCACGGGCACCGAGGCCTACCGATGGGACGCCGCGGCGAACCAGGGCCGCGGCGCCGGCCGCGTGACCGAGCGCCGGGAGCGGTTCGCCGGCTGA
- a CDS encoding DUF4349 domain-containing protein, whose amino-acid sequence MRRIAAAAAGILLTALVLTGCSFSASDTSAVSEPGVAMPEAMDDEMAARDGDMAAGEFAEESSAGADVVEPDRAQITHGSLSITADDPIAAAQRATGIVTAAGGRVDSRNEYPEADDRAASASLVLRIPSERVDAVLTELKELGTVNTVSIGSTDVDMQVNDLDARIGALQTSVNRLTQLLAEAEDIADLITIESELTNRQAQLDSLVSQRAALGDRVAYATVYLELYAPGIVAPAEPDTFWDGVVAGWNALWGFLGGLMVALGVLAPWLLFLAIIAAVATGIVLLAVRGSRRSNRQQQAATDAPGPAPTDGGAGDGRA is encoded by the coding sequence ATGAGACGCATCGCAGCCGCCGCAGCCGGAATCCTGCTCACCGCACTGGTCCTCACCGGATGCTCCTTCTCGGCGAGCGACACGTCCGCCGTGTCCGAACCGGGCGTCGCCATGCCCGAGGCGATGGACGACGAGATGGCGGCGCGCGACGGCGACATGGCCGCGGGCGAGTTCGCCGAGGAGTCGTCCGCCGGCGCCGACGTGGTCGAGCCCGACCGGGCCCAGATCACCCACGGCTCGCTCTCGATCACCGCGGACGACCCGATCGCCGCGGCGCAGCGGGCCACCGGCATCGTGACCGCCGCGGGCGGCCGCGTCGACAGCCGCAACGAGTACCCCGAGGCCGACGACCGCGCGGCGAGCGCGTCGCTCGTGCTGCGCATCCCGTCCGAGCGCGTCGACGCCGTGCTCACCGAGCTGAAGGAACTCGGCACGGTGAACACCGTCTCGATCGGCTCGACCGACGTCGACATGCAGGTGAACGACCTCGACGCGCGGATCGGCGCCCTGCAGACCTCGGTGAACCGCCTGACGCAGCTGCTCGCGGAGGCCGAGGACATCGCCGACCTGATCACGATCGAGTCCGAGCTCACGAACCGCCAGGCGCAGCTCGACTCGCTCGTCAGCCAGCGCGCGGCACTCGGCGACCGCGTCGCGTACGCCACGGTGTACCTCGAGCTCTACGCGCCCGGCATCGTGGCACCGGCCGAGCCGGACACGTTCTGGGACGGCGTGGTCGCCGGCTGGAACGCCCTCTGGGGCTTCCTCGGCGGGCTGATGGTCGCGCTCGGCGTGCTCGCCCCGTGGCTGCTCTTCCTCGCGATCATCGCGGCCGTCGCGACCGGCATCGTGCTGCTCGCGGTGCGCGGCAGCCGGCGGTCGAACCGGCAGCAGCAGGCGGCGACGGATGCCCCGGGGCCGGCGCCGACCGACGGCGGGGCGGGTGACGGCCGGGCGTAG
- a CDS encoding SRPBCC family protein, with amino-acid sequence MSMDGAISRAGEGFLLEFDEVYPTDPDDLWEAVTTADRLGRWMAPYRGDLRLGGRWEAIGSDGEPWCVGEVTACDPPRSFETTWHAREEQPTLLRVELHPEGDGTRLRLRHEGVRSIYYGAGWHTYLELLVRHLGDPAPSIVDGEAWDRRFAELSGAYEERFRALRA; translated from the coding sequence ATGAGCATGGACGGCGCGATCAGCCGGGCGGGCGAGGGATTCCTCCTCGAGTTCGACGAGGTGTACCCGACCGATCCCGACGACCTCTGGGAGGCGGTCACGACCGCCGACCGGCTCGGGCGCTGGATGGCGCCGTACCGCGGCGACCTCCGGCTCGGCGGCCGCTGGGAGGCGATCGGCTCCGACGGCGAGCCGTGGTGCGTCGGCGAGGTGACCGCGTGCGATCCGCCCCGCTCGTTCGAGACGACCTGGCACGCGCGCGAGGAGCAGCCGACGCTGCTGCGCGTCGAACTCCATCCCGAGGGCGACGGCACGCGGCTCCGCCTCCGCCACGAGGGCGTCCGGTCCATCTACTACGGCGCCGGTTGGCACACCTACCTCGAGCTGCTCGTGCGGCACCTGGGCGACCCGGCGCCGTCGATCGTCGACGGCGAGGCGTGGGACCGCCGGTTCGCCGAGCTGTCGGGCGCGTACGAGGAGCGGTTCCGGGCACTGCGCGCCTGA
- a CDS encoding MFS transporter: MNRYADLLRTPGVARIIAAQLTARFPSGMLSLAFLLHVERETGSYGAAGLVLAATSIGQAVAGPLTSRFMGRWGMRPVLITTLVICAASVVAIGVLPLTVPLYMAIGLVCGLSTPPVQPAVRTIYPKMVNSRQLTPLFSLDASAQEIIWVVGPVVTTFISTQIGTVWGILAAAALLVGGGVWFISSPELGRVRIPMSKRRFGVVLGRPAVLLGTIVGFLLIGACAAVEAGVVAVFGHDGAEAGIVLAIFAIGSLAGGLLFGHMPIGPWALARRMLIVFVGIAVAAAAMEFWWLSVTLFVAGIGIAPALAVIFAIVSASVKFSDTAEAYGWIGTGQLIGAALGSALAGFLIDGYGPVGAFVAAAVLALVGFLVPAIGRRWHPDLRGRDASPIPDTEPVLITPH, from the coding sequence GTGAACCGCTACGCCGACCTGCTCCGCACCCCGGGAGTCGCTCGGATCATCGCGGCGCAGCTCACCGCGCGGTTCCCGTCGGGCATGCTGTCGCTCGCCTTCCTCCTGCACGTCGAGCGCGAGACCGGGTCGTACGGCGCGGCCGGCCTGGTGCTCGCCGCCACGTCGATCGGCCAGGCCGTCGCGGGGCCGCTGACGAGCCGCTTCATGGGGCGCTGGGGCATGCGACCGGTGCTCATCACCACGCTCGTCATCTGCGCCGCATCCGTCGTCGCCATCGGCGTGCTGCCGCTCACGGTTCCCCTCTACATGGCGATCGGCCTCGTCTGCGGCCTCTCCACCCCGCCCGTGCAGCCCGCGGTGCGCACGATCTACCCGAAGATGGTGAACTCCCGCCAGCTCACGCCGCTGTTCTCGCTCGACGCGTCGGCGCAGGAGATCATCTGGGTCGTCGGCCCGGTCGTCACCACGTTCATCTCCACCCAGATCGGCACGGTCTGGGGCATCCTCGCCGCGGCCGCCCTGCTCGTCGGCGGCGGGGTCTGGTTCATCTCGTCACCCGAGCTCGGGCGCGTGCGCATCCCCATGTCGAAGCGGCGGTTCGGCGTGGTGCTCGGGCGCCCCGCGGTGCTGCTCGGCACGATCGTCGGGTTCCTCCTGATCGGCGCCTGCGCCGCGGTCGAGGCGGGCGTCGTCGCGGTGTTCGGCCACGACGGCGCCGAGGCAGGCATCGTGCTCGCGATCTTCGCCATCGGCAGCCTCGCCGGCGGCCTGCTGTTCGGCCACATGCCGATCGGGCCGTGGGCGCTCGCGCGGCGCATGCTCATCGTCTTCGTCGGCATCGCGGTCGCCGCGGCGGCCATGGAGTTCTGGTGGCTGTCGGTCACGCTCTTCGTCGCGGGCATCGGCATCGCCCCCGCCCTCGCGGTGATCTTCGCGATCGTCTCGGCGAGCGTGAAGTTCTCCGACACCGCGGAGGCCTACGGCTGGATCGGCACCGGCCAGCTGATCGGCGCGGCGCTCGGCTCGGCGCTCGCCGGCTTCCTGATCGACGGGTATGGCCCGGTCGGCGCGTTCGTCGCGGCGGCGGTGCTCGCGCTCGTCGGCTTCCTCGTGCCGGCGATCGGCCGGCGCTGGCACCCCGACCTGCGCGGACGCGACGCGAGTCCCATTCCCGACACGGAACCCGTGCTGATCACCCCGCACTGA
- a CDS encoding ArsR/SmtB family transcription factor, producing the protein MHAFDVLGDPVRRRILELLADGERPAGAVVEVISGEFGITQPAVSRHLRVLRESGFATVRAEGARRLYAVDRTGIDDAERQLARYRAHWSQRLDALHTEVARGARARRGAPADDTTDDATEGTTDETETT; encoded by the coding sequence GTGCACGCATTCGACGTCCTGGGCGATCCGGTCCGCCGGCGCATCCTCGAGCTCCTCGCCGACGGCGAGCGGCCCGCGGGCGCCGTGGTCGAGGTGATCTCGGGCGAGTTCGGCATCACGCAGCCCGCGGTCTCGCGGCACCTGCGGGTGCTGCGCGAGTCGGGGTTCGCGACCGTGCGGGCCGAGGGTGCGAGGCGCCTCTACGCCGTCGATCGCACCGGCATCGACGACGCGGAGCGGCAGCTCGCGCGCTATCGGGCGCACTGGTCGCAGCGGCTCGACGCGCTGCACACCGAGGTCGCGCGCGGGGCGCGAGCGCGGCGCGGCGCCCCGGCCGACGACACCACCGACGACGCCACCGAGGGCACCACCGACGAGACGGAGACGACATGA